ATACATAAAATTCAATCATAATAGTATGTTATATTAAGTGGTTGTTAAATTTTTGGAAGAATCAaacaatatataattaaaaaatacattttttatttaaaattcaacAGAAATACACTCTCACACTCCATTATATGTCCCTACATGGACTTCAAGGTACAAGCTTTATTTTCTACACTCATTTTAGATCAAGCTCTTAGCTTTACTTTCTCCATCCTTTATTGAACAATCTCAATCAATTCACTATATTTGTTCAAAGAATATTAACTAAAGTTTACCTTCGACACACCATGCCCCCATTTCCACTTTTGCTAGAACACTCTACCTTAAATGTATCCATCCCATTTACAATCAAGCCCTCatatgaagacattgaagaatattTGCAGTATTTGCAATCAGTGGATAATAAGGAAGATGTAGCATATTTGTCTTCACCACCCATGATAGGCATAGGGACACCCCTCTTCACAGGGTTGTTAAATCCAGGTCTATAAGTTTGACCAAGCACACCTTCCACTTCAGAGGAGAGATTAAAGAACTTGAATTGCATTTCGAGGTGAGCAAACACATCATCACTGGGTAGTTGGTAGTTGTGCATGAGGTTTTCTTTTTCTAAGATAGGTGCCACActcacaaatacttcaacaatcccTGGCACAATGATGTTGACACTGTTGGTTTCCTCAATACGCTCAATTGTCATGGTGGTTGGGCCAAGTGCTGGAGGGGTCCATGTAACAAGATCTTCTTctgaaataaataaaatgaaatgaaatgagtttATTAATAAAGTCAAAAGACCAAAAAATATAGTTTACATGTGACCAATATATGGTCATATTGAAGCTATAACTCAATTTTGTCTATTATCCTTGAATGAGATCAGATAAAATGGTATAAGTTTAACAATATACTCACAAGACCAAAAAATATAGTTTACATGTGATCAATATATGGTCATAAAGCTATACCATGAGAGTGCCTATTAGTTCCAATTTCAGAAAACTGGAAGTAAACAAGTAGAGAAATAAACCTGGAATTGTAAAGGCCTCTCCATCAAAGGTGAATATTAGATGTTCAAGGTTTTCATCCCTTTTGGAGGACCTTTTGGCAGTTATTGTGAAAGTATGGGACTTGAACTTGAGAGCTAGTGCTTGGACCCAAGTGTAGGGGCGTTCACGTCCTTCAGGTTTTGTCCCAATAAAGTGGGCATTGATGTGAAGGTGGTGGTCAGAGAGGAGAGCAAAGTCCTTATCTTTAGCACCATGGAAATAGAACATCACACCATCACCACCTACAAAGCGTGGGTCATAGCATACAGCTCCATAACCCTTACAGTTGCGCTTCCTAACTGCACCCAACAACAAATGAGATACATAATACATGCAAACTCTACCTAATATGTAAAGTTATGTGATATCAAACATATTCAACACTGATAGCTTTAAAATGACTCTTTAGCTATCACCAATTTTTTACTGATATCTCTAAAATGACTCTTAAGCTACGACcaattttttatattctttttagCTCTATACTATTCAGATGATGGATCACGGAATACGATCCAAAACATCGATACAAAACAATCTAACCCAAACCTTTGGGAGCTCAGTATCACCAATCTGTTTAAGAAACTACTTACATTTGCATGTAGTCTCACATTTGTTGCTGCAATCAATCATGCAGGCCTTGACTTTCCTGGCCTTTCTGG
The nucleotide sequence above comes from Cryptomeria japonica chromosome 11, Sugi_1.0, whole genome shotgun sequence. Encoded proteins:
- the LOC131060341 gene encoding uncharacterized protein LOC131060341, whose amino-acid sequence is MGFGAVIWVAIVAIYLGSVMMVSAAAGYGYGYDAMQDYKMLPTNQKGQQRALCYAKNSRCLLKILSCPIECPHRKPRKARKVKACMIDCSNKCETTCKFRKRNCKGYGAVCYDPRFVGGDGVMFYFHGAKDKDFALLSDHHLHINAHFIGTKPEGRERPYTWVQALALKFKSHTFTITAKRSSKRDENLEHLIFTFDGEAFTIPEEDLVTWTPPALGPTTMTIERIEETNSVNIIVPGIVEVFVSVAPILEKENLMHNYQLPSDDVFAHLEMQFKFFNLSSEVEGVLGQTYRPGFNNPVKRGVPMPIMGGEDKYATSSLLSTDCKYCKYSSMSSYEGLIVNGMDTFKVECSSKSGNGGMVCRR